One region of Dehalococcoidia bacterium genomic DNA includes:
- a CDS encoding glycerol-3-phosphate acyltransferase, whose amino-acid sequence MIDTAIVTVLAIAAFFLGACPFSLWIGRLKLRKDIRNFGDGNPGATNVFRAGGKVWGVVALIADILKSMPFVFIALCVLNYSQSVGYIVAVCAVLGHAYSPFLGFHGGKALAVFAGTLVALSRWDIIICLAILFFIGFLFINNDAWTVMCGLAGTLVYLSLTGADTWEIAFMACITAILLIKHLQGLKKSPGTSGRLRSWIRSRRKTA is encoded by the coding sequence ATGATCGATACAGCGATAGTTACAGTGCTGGCAATAGCGGCCTTTTTTCTGGGCGCCTGCCCTTTTTCATTGTGGATCGGCAGGTTAAAGCTGCGAAAGGATATAAGGAACTTCGGCGACGGCAATCCCGGAGCGACCAACGTTTTTAGAGCAGGCGGAAAAGTCTGGGGTGTCGTTGCACTGATAGCGGACATACTCAAGAGCATGCCCTTTGTCTTTATAGCTCTGTGCGTGCTTAATTATTCTCAGTCGGTTGGCTACATTGTCGCTGTTTGCGCGGTGCTCGGACATGCGTATTCCCCTTTCCTGGGATTTCACGGCGGAAAGGCGCTGGCGGTATTCGCCGGGACCCTGGTAGCCCTGAGCCGATGGGACATCATCATCTGCCTGGCTATACTGTTCTTTATCGGATTTCTCTTCATAAACAACGATGCCTGGACGGTCATGTGCGGACTGGCCGGAACACTGGTGTACCTGTCGCTGACAGGTGCGGATACCTGGGAAATAGCTTTTATGGCCTGCATTACTGCCATTCTTCTGATCAAGCACTTGCAGGGATTGAAGAAATCACCCGGCACTTCGGGGCGATTGCGAAGCTGGATCAGGTCCAGAAGGAAAACAGCCTGA
- a CDS encoding glycosyltransferase translates to MIYQLFVLAGLALFFINLILNLAALKRPSRKAAVPPDQPLVSVLIPARNEEENIGRCLASVLNQDYPNFEVLVLDDNSSDRTAEIVGGIGENDKRLQLIKGKPLPDGWAGKCFACHQLSQNARGSWLLFIDADTVSRSHMIRSTLQLAILNNAAMLSGFPRQKVSGITQKIVIPILFYFLVMSWFPLWLFHSWKKPGPTLAIGQFLLFKREDYLGLGGHESVKSRIMEDVWFGIEMHKHGRRILSVNLSGVLTTKMYSNMGTMAEGCIKWFYSVSALSPLVMVGSVLIAYIFFLAPFYWACARPINALIAEGFVMDWGVIVQVQVVVILLMRVITDIYFRGSKISFLFHPLGISFLILAVIVGASRRALGAGVAWKDRVYQSISNIK, encoded by the coding sequence TTGATATATCAACTTTTTGTACTGGCCGGCCTGGCATTATTCTTTATTAACCTTATCCTAAACCTGGCTGCCCTGAAAAGGCCCTCCCGGAAGGCGGCTGTTCCCCCGGACCAGCCTCTTGTGTCTGTCCTGATCCCGGCCAGAAATGAAGAGGAGAACATAGGCAGGTGCCTTGCCTCGGTCTTGAATCAGGATTATCCCAACTTCGAAGTGCTTGTGCTCGATGATAACTCCTCCGACCGAACGGCAGAGATAGTAGGCGGGATAGGCGAAAATGATAAGAGGCTGCAATTAATAAAAGGTAAGCCACTGCCCGACGGATGGGCCGGGAAATGCTTCGCCTGCCACCAGCTTTCACAGAATGCACGCGGGAGCTGGCTGCTTTTCATCGACGCTGATACGGTCAGCCGGTCTCACATGATCAGGAGTACGCTTCAGCTGGCAATTTTGAATAATGCCGCTATGCTTTCCGGATTTCCCCGGCAGAAGGTCTCCGGTATAACGCAGAAGATTGTTATCCCTATCCTTTTCTATTTCCTTGTCATGAGCTGGTTCCCGCTCTGGTTATTCCATTCATGGAAGAAGCCGGGGCCGACACTGGCCATCGGGCAATTCCTGCTGTTTAAACGCGAAGATTACCTGGGGCTCGGGGGACACGAATCGGTTAAATCGAGGATCATGGAGGACGTCTGGTTCGGCATCGAGATGCACAAACATGGGCGGCGTATTCTCTCGGTCAACCTGAGCGGGGTATTGACCACTAAAATGTATTCCAATATGGGGACCATGGCAGAGGGGTGCATCAAGTGGTTTTACTCGGTGTCAGCCCTCTCTCCGCTGGTTATGGTCGGGTCAGTCCTGATAGCCTATATATTTTTTCTGGCGCCTTTTTACTGGGCATGTGCACGTCCGATCAATGCACTGATTGCAGAAGGCTTCGTTATGGATTGGGGTGTCATTGTGCAGGTGCAGGTGGTGGTCATACTGCTGATGAGGGTTATTACGGACATATACTTCAGGGGATCAAAGATCTCGTTTCTATTTCACCCGCTGGGCATCAGCTTCCTTATCCTTGCGGTGATCGTCGGAGCCTCACGCCGGGCCCTGGGTGCGGGCGTGGCCTGGAAAGATAGGGTTTACCAGAGCATTTCGAATATAAAGTAG
- a CDS encoding TetR/AcrR family transcriptional regulator, which produces MKVEGKSTKALIMHAALDIFSKEDFEKATMRYIAEKANVTTSIIYKHFKNKDDLYVQLISTIIERTSRELDMHLTGLADTRNKIYRMTHYYLNYFQDNIHIARLVYARTNLSYWYEFEKAYKTARTSGSLFLRIMEEGQRKGELRSDLDLNMLGHIYHGALRHMVVHWLYSQDRYRLSDLADGFAQAIYEASRVKETGNETFVCPFMKRDNP; this is translated from the coding sequence ATGAAAGTTGAAGGGAAATCGACCAAAGCGCTGATCATGCATGCGGCACTCGATATCTTCAGTAAGGAAGATTTTGAGAAGGCCACCATGCGCTATATCGCTGAGAAGGCGAACGTCACCACATCCATCATCTACAAGCATTTTAAGAACAAGGACGATCTTTACGTGCAGTTGATCAGCACCATAATCGAGAGGACCAGCAGGGAGCTGGACATGCATTTGACCGGCCTGGCCGATACCCGAAACAAGATCTATCGAATGACACACTACTATCTCAATTATTTCCAGGATAATATCCACATCGCCCGGTTGGTATATGCGAGGACAAACCTGAGCTACTGGTATGAGTTTGAAAAGGCGTATAAAACCGCCAGGACGTCCGGTTCGCTGTTCTTAAGGATCATGGAAGAGGGACAGCGTAAGGGGGAACTGCGCAGCGACCTCGACCTTAATATGCTCGGGCATATTTATCACGGCGCGCTGCGCCACATGGTAGTTCACTGGCTGTATAGTCAGGACAGATACAGGCTGTCGGATCTGGCCGATGGTTTCGCCCAGGCTATTTACGAAGCCAGCAGGGTGAAAGAGACGGGCAATGAAACCTTCGTTTGCCCATTTATGAAACGTGATAATCCTTAG
- a CDS encoding acyl-CoA dehydrogenase family protein, translated as MDFKFGEKEEKLRAEIRAFARAELSGHSVISGLEEEGRDEDWEFTMQISRKLSQKGWLTMAWPKEYGGQGASPFEQLVYIDEASYQGIPGTTMGVSGIGWVGQSLMLFGSEEQRKKYIPSIAAGEPDGVWCTAYSEPNAGSDFANIQTKALKSGDEYILNGQKIWTSCAHRARWCWIAVRTDPGAQKKQHGISLLILDMKSPGITIKPIINFAGVHIFNELFFDNVKVPAANLVGTENRGWYHLMQSLAFERHSIAPQFGGMSRKILEAIIKYSREIRYNGTTLAKDPVVRHKLAERALELETLKMFSYEITWKMSKGEIPIYEAARNKAYCDLVMQRLATTGSEIIGAYSQVDMWSKWAKVMGNVTRLYMMFPGIAIAGGTDEVQKNIVGQFKLGLPRAY; from the coding sequence ATGGATTTTAAGTTCGGCGAAAAAGAGGAGAAATTAAGGGCGGAGATCAGGGCTTTTGCCCGGGCGGAATTGTCGGGACACTCCGTCATCAGCGGCCTGGAGGAGGAGGGCAGGGATGAGGATTGGGAATTCACAATGCAGATATCCAGGAAACTATCGCAAAAAGGGTGGCTGACCATGGCCTGGCCTAAAGAGTACGGGGGCCAGGGCGCATCTCCCTTTGAGCAGCTTGTGTACATTGATGAAGCCAGCTACCAGGGTATCCCGGGCACCACCATGGGGGTGAGCGGCATAGGTTGGGTAGGGCAATCACTCATGCTTTTCGGCAGCGAGGAGCAGCGTAAGAAGTATATACCCTCCATTGCGGCCGGTGAGCCGGATGGTGTATGGTGCACCGCCTACAGCGAGCCCAATGCCGGCTCGGATTTTGCCAATATTCAGACTAAGGCGCTAAAAAGCGGCGATGAATATATTCTAAACGGGCAGAAGATATGGACCAGCTGCGCTCATAGAGCCAGGTGGTGCTGGATAGCGGTGAGGACCGACCCCGGCGCCCAGAAAAAGCAGCATGGCATAAGCCTGCTGATACTCGATATGAAGAGTCCGGGCATCACCATTAAACCTATCATAAACTTTGCCGGCGTGCACATCTTCAACGAGTTATTTTTCGACAATGTTAAGGTCCCGGCGGCCAATTTAGTAGGGACGGAGAACCGCGGTTGGTACCATCTCATGCAGTCCCTGGCTTTCGAACGGCACAGCATCGCCCCGCAGTTCGGAGGCATGTCAAGGAAGATACTTGAGGCAATTATTAAGTATAGTCGTGAAATACGTTATAATGGCACGACGCTGGCCAAGGACCCGGTGGTCAGGCACAAGCTGGCTGAGAGGGCGCTGGAGCTGGAGACGCTCAAAATGTTCAGCTATGAGATTACATGGAAGATGAGCAAGGGGGAAATACCCATTTACGAGGCGGCCAGGAACAAGGCTTATTGTGATCTCGTGATGCAGCGCCTCGCCACCACCGGTTCGGAGATTATCGGCGCTTATTCTCAGGTTGATATGTGGTCCAAATGGGCTAAAGTCATGGGCAATGTCACTCGCCTTTACATGATGTTCCCCGGCATCGCCATCGCGGGCGGCACCGACGAGGTGCAGAAGAATATCGTGGGGCAGTTCAAGCTGGGTCTGCCCAGGGCATATTAA
- a CDS encoding acyl-CoA dehydrogenase family protein, with amino-acid sequence MDFDFNEQQNMLKTMARDFLVNECPKARVRELETDQKGYDPDMWAKMVELGWLGLIFPEQYNGTGADFLDLVVLMEEMGRNITPGPFFSTVALCSIPILKFGTATQKAKYLTPIADGKSIWSLALTEKSGRFEAADITAHAEFDGKNYILNGEKWFVPYAHVADHLLVLCRTEKAESPESGLTLFVVKTAGRGVKIELIPTIAGDGQCRVRFKNVKAARSDTIGKKGDGWKVISYMAQRATVLKCAEVAGACQAVLEMTQAYAKDRTQFDKPIGSFMAIQHKLVDMLTDVEGLQYLVHYAAWMLSIGVKADMYISQAKAKANDVYQRVCVDGIKIHGAIGFTMDHDIGCYFRRVKSSEFMLGDTDLHLEKIAAGIGL; translated from the coding sequence ATGGATTTTGATTTTAACGAACAGCAAAATATGTTGAAGACCATGGCCAGGGATTTCCTGGTCAATGAGTGTCCCAAAGCCAGGGTCAGGGAGCTGGAGACCGATCAGAAGGGCTACGATCCTGACATGTGGGCCAAGATGGTCGAGCTGGGTTGGCTGGGGTTGATATTCCCTGAGCAGTACAACGGGACCGGCGCTGACTTCCTTGACCTGGTCGTACTGATGGAAGAGATGGGCAGGAACATAACGCCCGGCCCGTTCTTTTCAACCGTTGCGCTGTGTTCCATCCCCATCTTGAAATTCGGCACTGCCACGCAAAAAGCGAAATATCTCACACCCATCGCAGATGGTAAAAGCATCTGGTCGCTGGCCCTTACAGAGAAGTCGGGGCGATTTGAAGCTGCCGACATTACGGCTCACGCAGAATTTGACGGTAAAAACTATATTCTAAATGGCGAAAAATGGTTTGTGCCCTATGCACATGTTGCGGATCATCTGCTGGTGTTATGCAGGACGGAAAAGGCGGAATCGCCCGAGAGTGGCCTGACCCTGTTTGTGGTAAAAACGGCCGGCCGCGGTGTGAAAATAGAGTTGATACCCACGATCGCCGGCGATGGGCAGTGCAGAGTGAGGTTTAAGAACGTGAAGGCCGCCAGGTCCGATACTATCGGTAAAAAGGGAGATGGTTGGAAAGTAATCTCCTATATGGCTCAGCGAGCTACGGTGCTCAAATGTGCCGAAGTAGCCGGCGCCTGCCAGGCGGTGCTGGAGATGACGCAGGCATATGCCAAGGACAGGACACAATTCGATAAGCCGATCGGCTCTTTCATGGCCATACAGCATAAGCTTGTCGATATGCTCACCGACGTCGAGGGTTTACAGTATCTGGTGCACTATGCAGCCTGGATGCTGTCTATCGGCGTAAAGGCCGACATGTACATCTCCCAGGCCAAGGCCAAGGCTAATGATGTATATCAGAGGGTTTGCGTCGACGGCATCAAGATACACGGGGCCATCGGGTTTACCATGGACCACGATATAGGTTGTTATTTCCGCCGCGTGAAATCGTCCGAATTCATGCTGGGAGATACCGACCTGCACCTGGAGAAGATCGCTGCAGGCATCGGCCTTTAA
- a CDS encoding OB-fold domain-containing protein gives MVGIKSYGAHIPRFRLDRNIMQMSLLFLGFAPLRGEKAVANWDEDSITMSVAAATDCLQGEDASKVDGIYFATTSQTYALRQNAGIIAAALDLNTDTRAADFTDSTKSGTSALLAAADAIAAGSLNSCLVCAADMRVSKVGGNGDYTYGDGGAAFLMGKDDVIATIDGSYSTTHDFVDRRRLEGERLEHMWEERFIRDAGYMKFIPEALAGLTKKYKLNVKDFSKVIYACAFGGAHAALGRTFGLTPEQIQDPMLTTVGDTGVAQTLLMLVAALEDAKAGDKILVISFGQGCDAFYLTVTDKISKVKGKKAVKRNMANKVALGSYEKYLAFRKQMPCEIGIRGEEALFTSFSVVSRDNRELYGMVGFKCKKCGTPSYPPQRICPNPDCGAVDQYEPYRFTDKKATLFTYTSDFLAPSIDPPASYGFIDFDGGGRAGVDLTDCDANALKVGMPVELTFRIKYSDEKRAAVNYGWKAMPIVA, from the coding sequence ATGGTAGGTATCAAGTCGTACGGTGCACACATACCCAGGTTTCGTTTGGATCGAAATATCATGCAGATGTCCCTCTTGTTCCTGGGGTTTGCCCCTTTGAGGGGCGAGAAAGCCGTGGCCAACTGGGACGAGGACAGCATAACCATGTCGGTGGCCGCTGCCACGGACTGTTTGCAGGGGGAAGACGCCTCAAAAGTGGACGGGATTTACTTTGCCACTACTTCTCAGACGTATGCCCTGAGACAGAACGCCGGCATTATCGCGGCTGCGCTGGACCTCAATACAGATACCAGGGCGGCGGATTTTACTGATTCCACCAAGTCAGGCACCAGCGCGCTGCTGGCAGCTGCCGATGCGATCGCAGCGGGCTCTCTCAATAGCTGCCTGGTCTGCGCCGCTGACATGCGTGTCAGCAAGGTCGGCGGCAACGGCGATTACACTTATGGCGACGGAGGCGCGGCCTTCTTGATGGGTAAGGATGATGTAATAGCTACTATCGACGGATCTTACTCGACCACGCATGATTTCGTGGACAGACGGCGCCTGGAGGGAGAGCGCCTGGAGCATATGTGGGAGGAACGCTTCATCCGCGATGCCGGCTATATGAAATTTATCCCCGAGGCGTTGGCGGGCCTGACCAAGAAATATAAACTGAACGTGAAGGATTTCTCCAAGGTCATTTACGCTTGCGCCTTCGGCGGCGCGCATGCTGCCCTGGGCAGGACATTCGGGCTTACTCCCGAGCAGATACAGGATCCCATGCTGACAACGGTCGGCGATACCGGCGTAGCCCAGACACTTCTGATGCTGGTAGCCGCGCTGGAAGATGCCAAGGCGGGAGACAAGATTCTGGTGATCAGCTTCGGCCAGGGCTGTGACGCTTTCTACCTGACCGTTACCGACAAGATCTCCAAAGTCAAGGGAAAGAAGGCTGTTAAAAGGAACATGGCCAACAAAGTCGCTCTGGGCAGCTATGAGAAATACCTTGCTTTCCGCAAGCAGATGCCCTGCGAGATAGGCATCAGGGGAGAAGAAGCATTATTCACCTCGTTCTCCGTAGTATCCAGGGACAACAGGGAGCTCTACGGCATGGTCGGATTCAAATGCAAGAAATGCGGCACACCGAGCTATCCGCCACAGAGGATTTGCCCCAATCCGGACTGTGGGGCGGTGGATCAGTATGAGCCGTACCGCTTTACCGACAAGAAGGCCACGCTTTTCACCTATACCAGTGACTTCCTGGCCCCCAGCATCGATCCGCCCGCATCTTACGGTTTCATCGACTTCGATGGTGGTGGACGGGCCGGTGTAGACCTCACCGATTGCGATGCCAATGCCCTGAAAGTCGGCATGCCGGTGGAGTTGACCTTCAGGATTAAATATTCCGATGAGAAGCGCGCTGCTGTAAACTACGGCTGGAAAGCGATGCCCATCGTCGCCTAA
- a CDS encoding acetyl-CoA acetyltransferase, translating to MAEGIKDKVAIIGMGCTKFGERFDAGPQDLIVEAFVECLADAGIEKNAIQAAWWGCHMPDISVGRGATVLGMALKLPFIPVTRVENFCATGSEALRGAVYGVASGAYDICLALGMEKLKDCGYGGLPLAGGMGYKAPLFMFNMTAPGGFAMMATKYFSQYNISPQDGKMMLAKVSAKSHVNGALNPKAHLRKEVTVEQIVNAPIIAWPLGLFDCCGVSDGAAAAIVCRADMAKKFRQDPVLVKSMQISVSSGEEMYYTKWDGSHVEPAYRAGVMAYKEAGIKNPRDEVSMAEVHDCFSITEATAMEDLQFSPRGKVKDDIDAGRFNRDGAQPIQIDGGLKCFGHPIGASGLRMMYEMYKQLQGKADKRQLKDPKIGLTHNMGGFPSMNVVSVCIVGK from the coding sequence ATGGCAGAAGGAATTAAAGATAAAGTAGCCATAATCGGTATGGGCTGCACCAAGTTTGGTGAGCGCTTCGATGCCGGACCGCAGGACCTCATCGTTGAGGCCTTTGTAGAATGCCTGGCTGATGCGGGAATAGAGAAGAATGCCATACAGGCAGCCTGGTGGGGTTGCCACATGCCTGATATCAGCGTTGGCCGTGGCGCTACCGTACTGGGCATGGCCCTCAAGCTCCCCTTTATACCGGTCACCAGGGTGGAGAATTTCTGCGCGACGGGTTCTGAGGCTCTGCGTGGGGCGGTCTATGGAGTTGCCTCCGGTGCCTACGACATCTGCCTGGCGCTGGGCATGGAGAAGCTGAAGGACTGCGGTTACGGCGGGCTTCCCCTGGCTGGCGGGATGGGCTACAAGGCCCCTTTATTCATGTTTAACATGACCGCGCCGGGCGGTTTCGCCATGATGGCGACCAAGTATTTCTCTCAGTACAATATCAGCCCACAGGACGGCAAGATGATGCTGGCCAAGGTCTCGGCCAAGAGCCATGTGAATGGCGCACTCAATCCCAAGGCACACCTGCGCAAAGAAGTTACCGTTGAGCAGATCGTTAATGCTCCCATCATCGCCTGGCCGCTGGGCCTATTCGACTGCTGCGGCGTGAGCGATGGCGCTGCTGCCGCTATAGTCTGCAGGGCGGACATGGCCAAGAAGTTCAGGCAGGACCCGGTACTGGTGAAATCCATGCAGATATCGGTTTCTTCGGGTGAAGAGATGTATTACACCAAGTGGGACGGATCGCACGTGGAGCCGGCTTACCGGGCAGGTGTCATGGCCTATAAAGAGGCCGGCATCAAGAACCCGCGCGACGAGGTCAGCATGGCCGAGGTACACGATTGCTTCTCCATCACAGAGGCCACAGCCATGGAGGATCTGCAGTTCAGTCCCCGGGGTAAAGTTAAGGATGATATAGATGCCGGACGTTTTAATCGTGATGGCGCGCAACCAATCCAGATTGATGGCGGCCTGAAGTGCTTCGGACATCCCATCGGCGCCAGCGGCCTGAGGATGATGTACGAGATGTACAAGCAGCTGCAGGGCAAGGCCGACAAGCGGCAGTTAAAGGATCCGAAGATTGGCCTCACGCACAATATGGGCGGTTTCCCCTCGATGAACGTTGTCAGCGTCTGCATAGTCGGCAAATAA
- a CDS encoding MaoC family dehydratase N-terminal domain-containing protein — protein sequence MAVFTVTDSLKQLIGQKEPPVVFKVEEGAIQRYAQAVGDKNPQHSDVEWAANSKWGRVMAPPGFMGWPISTGFNLFKLFEKLMKAGAPMGLLDGGVEYDFLAPIGAGDILIAEIMVASIEGRETKMGPTMVTTLQSTYTNQRGAVVLVVRNTFLNF from the coding sequence ATGGCAGTATTTACTGTTACAGATAGTCTGAAACAGCTGATCGGGCAAAAAGAGCCTCCGGTCGTTTTCAAGGTCGAGGAGGGCGCTATCCAGAGATATGCCCAGGCGGTCGGCGATAAAAACCCACAGCATTCAGATGTCGAATGGGCAGCCAACAGCAAATGGGGCCGCGTGATGGCCCCGCCCGGCTTCATGGGGTGGCCTATCTCGACCGGGTTCAATTTATTCAAGCTCTTCGAAAAACTGATGAAGGCCGGTGCCCCCATGGGACTGCTGGACGGTGGCGTTGAGTATGATTTCCTGGCGCCCATCGGCGCGGGCGATATCCTGATTGCGGAGATCATGGTCGCCAGCATTGAGGGTCGCGAGACCAAAATGGGCCCCACCATGGTAACCACGCTTCAATCCACCTATACCAACCAGAGGGGAGCTGTTGTGCTGGTTGTGCGCAATACCTTCCTCAACTTCTAA
- a CDS encoding MaoC/PaaZ C-terminal domain-containing protein, producing the protein MAKQIFYEDIQVGSEVTTLEKIATTRMLVQYAGASGDFNPLHYEEDFAKNLGVGRPIVHGLLKRAWLVNLMTDWIGQDGTLRKLSCRYRGMDYPRKMKGFEDPVDGDTWYCKGKVTKKNDADHTVECEIWVENSKGEKNTTGAATVILPSKAK; encoded by the coding sequence ATGGCCAAACAGATTTTTTATGAAGATATACAGGTAGGCAGTGAAGTAACGACACTTGAGAAAATAGCTACCACCAGGATGCTGGTACAGTATGCCGGCGCATCGGGCGACTTCAATCCGCTTCATTACGAGGAGGATTTCGCCAAGAACCTGGGCGTGGGCAGGCCCATCGTCCACGGACTGCTCAAGAGGGCATGGCTGGTGAACCTGATGACCGACTGGATCGGCCAGGACGGGACACTCAGGAAGCTGTCGTGTAGATATCGCGGTATGGATTACCCGCGCAAGATGAAGGGCTTCGAAGATCCGGTGGATGGCGACACCTGGTACTGCAAGGGTAAAGTCACTAAAAAGAACGATGCAGACCATACGGTGGAATGTGAGATCTGGGTCGAGAACAGCAAGGGTGAGAAAAATACCACCGGCGCTGCGACCGTGATACTGCCATCCAAGGCAAAATAG
- a CDS encoding MaoC family dehydratase N-terminal domain-containing protein, translating to MAEFVLTEALKKMIGKEEPLLIYKVEEGSIHRYAQAVGDSNPMHSDVEYAAFSTFGRLKAPPGFVGWPVTSGFDMFQFVEKLIAAGAPRGNLDGGMEYEFLAPIGAGDILAARIKIAGIVGKETKLGPTMSTTVEITYTNQRGAVALIARHTFLSF from the coding sequence ATGGCTGAATTTGTTTTGACCGAAGCGCTGAAGAAGATGATCGGCAAGGAAGAGCCGCTCCTTATATATAAGGTAGAGGAAGGCTCTATCCATAGGTACGCACAGGCGGTAGGAGACTCAAATCCCATGCACAGCGATGTGGAGTACGCCGCATTCAGCACTTTCGGCCGGCTCAAAGCGCCGCCGGGTTTTGTCGGGTGGCCGGTGACCAGCGGATTTGATATGTTCCAGTTTGTCGAAAAGCTCATCGCTGCGGGCGCCCCCAGGGGCAACCTGGATGGCGGTATGGAATACGAGTTCCTGGCGCCCATAGGAGCAGGCGATATTCTGGCCGCGCGGATTAAAATAGCCGGCATCGTCGGAAAGGAAACCAAGCTGGGCCCGACCATGTCGACCACAGTCGAGATCACATACACCAACCAGCGCGGGGCCGTAGCTCTAATAGCCCGTCACACCTTCCTCAGTTTCTGA
- a CDS encoding glycerol-3-phosphate acyltransferase: MNIVLAYVIAAIESYLLGCIPSAYLVGKSFKGVDIRQVGSHNMGAMNTFYTIGFWPGMLVLATDICKAMLALTLSYFTTVWLQVPPDVVVPVEMVAGIAVIAGHNFPVFLKFKGGKGGATAIGVLAFLLAWINWVDIGAVKIPIPLGDLIYLASFLILMAITRWPTISYAVSYIAFWLIAWFVYKDTGLFVYSIFLSLVPILMYIPRIKEIWGKAGGNVKRAVFRTNLKDRL, from the coding sequence ATTAATATCGTGCTCGCATATGTCATCGCTGCTATAGAAAGCTACCTGTTGGGCTGTATACCTTCGGCCTACCTGGTAGGCAAATCATTCAAGGGCGTTGATATAAGACAGGTAGGCAGCCACAATATGGGCGCCATGAATACCTTCTATACCATCGGATTCTGGCCCGGCATGCTGGTACTGGCTACAGATATCTGCAAGGCCATGCTGGCCCTCACATTGAGCTATTTCACGACCGTGTGGTTACAGGTGCCGCCCGATGTTGTTGTTCCTGTCGAGATGGTCGCCGGCATCGCCGTCATAGCCGGACACAATTTTCCGGTCTTTCTCAAGTTCAAGGGTGGAAAAGGAGGCGCCACCGCCATAGGCGTGCTGGCCTTCCTGCTGGCCTGGATCAACTGGGTGGATATCGGGGCCGTTAAAATCCCCATTCCCCTGGGCGACCTGATATACCTGGCATCGTTTTTAATTCTCATGGCTATAACGCGCTGGCCGACTATTTCCTACGCGGTATCTTATATCGCTTTCTGGTTAATCGCATGGTTTGTGTATAAGGATACCGGGCTGTTTGTCTACAGCATTTTCTTAAGCCTCGTGCCGATCTTGATGTACATACCCCGTATCAAGGAGATCTGGGGCAAGGCGGGCGGCAACGTAAAGCGTGCTGTTTTCAGGACCAACCTGAAAGACAGATTATAG